Proteins co-encoded in one Halorussus vallis genomic window:
- a CDS encoding DMT family transporter — translation MVERRTLVAFVAAAVLFGGTFVAAKAGLAYFPPLLFVALRFDVAAVALAGFAVLTASRDELLPRTRDDAVGILATGLLSVGLSNALLFVGQQHVTSAVASIVFSLNPILTPVFAAVLLSDERLSSRGGVGMALGLVGVALVVGLDPANLLGGDAAHKAVLFAGAVAGALGSVLIRRADGTLSSTVRTAWGLPFGALLCHLLSISAGESVAAITWTPKALAALAYVGLFAGAMAYIAYFGLLDATGAIRANLVFYVVPVVTTLGGWALLGETVSALAVVGFLTIFAGFAVIGSESVDFRTWLPDAVADRADAEEGLLVGQESVGYESD, via the coding sequence GTGGTCGAACGCCGCACTCTCGTCGCCTTCGTCGCCGCGGCCGTCCTCTTCGGCGGCACGTTCGTCGCCGCGAAGGCCGGCCTCGCCTACTTCCCGCCCCTGCTGTTCGTCGCGCTGCGCTTCGACGTCGCGGCCGTCGCGCTCGCCGGATTCGCGGTCCTGACCGCGTCGCGAGACGAACTGCTCCCGCGGACCCGGGACGACGCCGTCGGCATCCTCGCGACCGGCCTGCTCTCGGTCGGCCTCTCGAACGCGCTCCTGTTCGTCGGCCAGCAGCACGTCACCAGCGCCGTCGCCTCCATCGTCTTCAGCCTCAACCCCATCCTCACGCCGGTGTTCGCCGCGGTCCTGCTCTCGGACGAACGCCTCTCGTCCCGCGGCGGGGTCGGGATGGCGCTGGGTCTCGTCGGCGTCGCCCTCGTGGTCGGCCTCGACCCCGCGAACCTGCTGGGCGGCGACGCGGCCCACAAGGCCGTCCTGTTCGCCGGCGCGGTGGCCGGCGCGCTCGGGAGCGTCCTCATCCGACGGGCCGACGGCACGCTGTCGAGCACGGTCCGAACCGCCTGGGGCCTCCCCTTCGGCGCGCTCCTCTGCCACCTGTTGAGCATCTCTGCGGGCGAGTCGGTCGCGGCGATCACCTGGACGCCGAAAGCGCTGGCGGCGCTCGCGTACGTCGGCCTGTTCGCCGGCGCGATGGCGTACATCGCCTACTTCGGCCTCCTCGACGCGACCGGCGCGATTCGGGCGAACCTGGTCTTCTACGTCGTCCCGGTCGTGACGACCCTCGGCGGGTGGGCGCTGCTCGGCGAGACGGTTTCGGCGCTCGCGGTCGTCGGCTTCCTCACCATCTTCGCCGGATTCGCGGTCATCGGCAGCGAGTCGGTCGACTTCCGGACCTGGCTCCCCGACGCGGTCGCCGACCGCGCCGACGCCGAAGAGGGGCTGCTCGTCGGGCAGGAATCGGTGGGGTACGAGTCCGACTGA
- a CDS encoding TIGR00300 family protein, with product MTAAQTVELEGHIIDSGMMQRCFGVVMELDGDFDVEVFDVGKHKDEESYCRMTVEADDEEKLREILHELHQNGASLPDPPDATLKPAPEDRVVPHGFYSTTNHPTEVRYDGEWLPVENIEMDCAVVVDPDAAGGARAHTKVLNAIEGGDLVVTDEAGVRVDPPERPRGSSGPFGFMQGGVSSERPSESLIREVADAIEATEEEGGSILAVAGPALIHSGAGDALARLVREGYVDMLSAGNGFAVHDLEHASYGTSLGMDVETLENPRKGHKHHIYTISEVVRAGGIAEAVEQGLVEDGVMYECVTNDVPFVLAGSIRDDGPLPDTITDAVEAQNAIREQAREADMVLMLSTLLHSVAVGNCLPSTTRVVCVDINPATVTQLLDRGSAQAIGMVTDIGTFVPALAETILDEE from the coding sequence ATGACTGCCGCGCAGACGGTCGAACTCGAAGGGCACATCATCGACTCGGGGATGATGCAGCGGTGTTTCGGCGTGGTGATGGAACTCGACGGCGACTTCGACGTGGAGGTCTTCGACGTCGGGAAGCACAAGGACGAGGAGTCCTACTGCCGGATGACCGTCGAGGCCGACGACGAGGAAAAACTCCGCGAGATTCTCCACGAACTCCACCAGAACGGCGCGTCGCTGCCCGACCCGCCGGACGCCACGCTGAAGCCCGCGCCGGAAGACCGGGTGGTCCCCCACGGCTTCTACTCCACGACGAACCACCCGACCGAGGTGCGCTACGACGGCGAGTGGCTCCCCGTCGAGAACATCGAGATGGACTGCGCCGTCGTGGTCGACCCAGACGCCGCGGGCGGCGCGCGCGCGCACACCAAGGTCCTGAACGCCATCGAGGGCGGCGACCTCGTGGTCACCGACGAGGCCGGCGTCCGGGTCGACCCGCCCGAGCGCCCCCGGGGGTCGAGCGGCCCGTTCGGCTTCATGCAGGGCGGCGTCTCCTCCGAGCGCCCCTCCGAGTCGCTCATCCGCGAAGTCGCCGACGCCATCGAGGCGACCGAGGAGGAGGGCGGGTCGATTCTCGCGGTCGCCGGCCCGGCGCTGATTCACTCGGGCGCGGGCGATGCGCTGGCCCGCCTCGTCCGCGAAGGGTACGTCGACATGCTGTCGGCGGGCAACGGCTTCGCGGTCCACGACCTCGAACACGCCAGCTACGGCACCTCGCTCGGGATGGACGTCGAGACGCTCGAGAACCCCCGGAAGGGCCACAAGCACCACATCTACACCATCAGCGAGGTGGTCCGGGCGGGCGGCATCGCGGAGGCCGTCGAGCAGGGACTGGTCGAAGACGGCGTGATGTACGAGTGCGTCACCAACGACGTCCCCTTCGTGCTCGCGGGGTCCATCCGCGACGACGGTCCGTTGCCCGACACCATCACCGACGCCGTCGAGGCTCAGAACGCCATCCGCGAGCAGGCCCGCGAGGCCGACATGGTGCTGATGCTCTCGACGCTGCTCCACTCGGTCGCGGTCGGCAACTGCCTGCCCTCGACCACCCGGGTCGTCTGCGTCGACATCAACCCCGCCACCGTGACCCAACTGCTCGACCGCGGGAGCGCCCAGGCCATCGGGATGGTCACCGACATCGGGACGTTCGTGCCGGCGCTCGCGGAGACGATTCTCGACGAGGAGTGA
- a CDS encoding HpcH/HpaI aldolase family protein, whose amino-acid sequence MTESSRTNELRRTLEDGDAALGVLDNTYSPTLVEFYAELGLDFVWLDLEHAGPSPWDGERLDDLLRAADGTETELLVRLPEADPALVRKALDAGVRNAFVSRVETAEDARRAVRASRFRYDGGPGDRGFANPRASRWGQADDYVATEDEETLVGATIESQTAVENLDEILDVPELGFVFVGPLDLAVSLGHPGEPTHSDVQDAVEEIREASLDADVPVGGLGFGMDDVNEKVEAGYQILNLGSTTGAVAQTVESWFDGYQADE is encoded by the coding sequence ATGACGGAATCATCGCGGACCAACGAACTGCGGCGCACGCTCGAAGACGGGGACGCGGCGCTCGGCGTCCTCGACAACACCTACAGTCCGACGCTCGTGGAGTTCTACGCCGAACTCGGACTCGACTTCGTCTGGCTCGATTTGGAGCACGCCGGGCCGAGTCCTTGGGACGGCGAGCGACTCGACGACCTGCTCCGGGCGGCCGACGGGACCGAGACGGAACTGCTGGTCCGGTTGCCCGAAGCCGACCCCGCGCTGGTGCGGAAGGCCCTCGACGCCGGGGTCCGGAACGCGTTCGTCTCGCGGGTCGAGACGGCCGAGGACGCCCGGCGGGCGGTCCGGGCCTCGCGGTTCCGGTACGACGGCGGTCCTGGCGACCGAGGGTTCGCCAACCCGCGGGCGAGTCGCTGGGGGCAGGCCGACGACTACGTCGCGACCGAGGACGAGGAGACGCTGGTCGGTGCGACGATAGAGAGCCAAACTGCGGTCGAGAACCTCGACGAGATTCTCGACGTGCCCGAACTCGGCTTCGTCTTCGTCGGCCCGCTGGATTTGGCGGTATCGCTCGGCCACCCCGGCGAACCGACCCACTCCGACGTCCAGGACGCCGTCGAGGAGATACGCGAGGCCAGCCTCGACGCCGACGTGCCCGTCGGGGGACTCGGCTTTGGGATGGACGACGTGAACGAGAAGGTCGAGGCCGGCTACCAGATTCTCAACCTCGGAAGCACGACCGGTGCCGTCGCCCAGACGGTCGAGTCGTGGTTCGACGGGTACCAAGCGGACGAGTAA